The proteins below are encoded in one region of Pristis pectinata isolate sPriPec2 chromosome 37, sPriPec2.1.pri, whole genome shotgun sequence:
- the LOC127586519 gene encoding SPRY domain-containing SOCS box protein 4-like: protein MGLKWFKAAEEESEGEDARHLLGRGLPMPGRFQLLLELPPVPWDVQLQHSWSDRDCSPNMRVPGGLTARRLPVPDSTDCLRGRVGCHRGLHVWRVSWPVGQRGSHAAVGVGTSRARLQAPGYRTLLGGEDGESWAWGLVDNRLYHAGKALHSYPDVSVGPFPVPESVVVILDSDEGTLSFMVDGRYLGVAFQGLKDKTLYPMVSCVWGNCGISLTYINHLPGQPLTLTDLCRCHIRRILGEHRISEVDSLPLPQMLKNYIQES, encoded by the exons ATGGGTTTGAAGTGGTTTAAGGCGGCAGAAGAGGAGTCAGAGGGAGAGGATGCCCGGCACTTGTTGGGACGGGGTCTCCCGATGCCTGGCCGCTTCCAGCTGCTGTTGGAGTTGCCTCCGGTGCCCTGGGACGTCCAGCTGCAGCACAGCTGGAGCGACCGTGACTGCTCGCCCAACATGAGGGTCCCGGGTGGTCTGACAGCCCGCCGGCTCCCCGTCCCCGACAGCACCGACTGCCTGCGGGGCAGGGTGGGCTGCCACCGTGGCTTGCACGTCTGGAGGGTGAGCTGGCCGGTGGGGCAGAGGGGCAGCCACGCCGCCGTGGGAGTCGGGACGTCCCGAGCCCGGCTGCAGGCTCCCGGCTACCGGACGCTCCTGGGAGGAGAGGACGGCGAGTCCTGGGCTTGGGGGCTGGTGGACAACCGGTTGTACCACGCCGGCAAAGCCCTCCACTCTTATCCAGATGTGTCGGTGGGACCCTTCCCCGTGCCCGAGAGCGTAGTGGTCATCCTGGATTCGGACGAGGGCACCTTGAGCTTCATGGTCGACGGACGGTACCTGGGAGTTGCTTTCCAAGGGCTGAAGGACAAGACGTTATACCCCATGGTGAGCTGTGTGTGGGGCAACTGTGGCATCAGTCTCACCTACATCAATCACCTGCCAG GCCAGCCACTGACCCTCACTGATCTCTGCCGATGCCACATCCGGAGAATCCTGGGAGAGCACCGAATCTCGGAGGTGGATTCCCTACCGCTGCCTCAGATGCTCAAGAATTACATACAGGAGTCCTGA